A region of Sugiyamaella lignohabitans strain CBS 10342 chromosome A, complete sequence DNA encodes the following proteins:
- the ROD1 gene encoding Rod1p (Alpha-arrestin family member; activation through a switch in its modification state relays glucose signaling to transporter endocytosis; contributes to desensitization of agonist-occupied Ste2p by Rsp5p-dependent internalization and to recovery from pheromone induced G1 arrest; interacts with ubiquitin ligase Rsp5p via its 2 PY motifs; protein abundance increases in response to DNA replication stress; ROD1 has a paralog, ROG3, that arose from the whole genome duplication; GO_component: GO:0016020 - membrane [Evidence IEA,IEA]; GO_component: GO:0005886 - plasma membrane [Evidence IDA] [PMID 8621680]; GO_function: GO:0031625 - ubiquitin protein ligase binding [Evidence IPI] [PMID 18976803]; GO_process: GO:0042493 - response to drug [Evidence IMP] [PMID 12163175]; GO_process: GO:0070086 - ubiquitin-dependent endocytosis [Evidence ISA] [PMID 18976803]): MNWIDGAMGRGTISKPVRYEAVLFDHEWDNLENGGGGLSRSRNGSSVSLSSSFGASGSAGGSGSGSGSAGIGSHGPGSGGTNTPSNNNAKTLSAGNHELPFEMVIPGDTPESIEGLEGAQMVYRLVAVVERGRFQNNLVARKHIRIVRTIGSDNFELSQTVSISNTWPSKIDYTIEIPSKAVAVGSSFPVNFTLVPMLKGLKLGNIKAQLVEFVTLATPSGSTSSSEKIRHELVIPAPEGGLEGQDSWEVNEMIQLPTSLSKCTQDCVVGQYIKVAHKIKFAVCLVNPDGHVSELRASLPIYLFISPNVPISSLDPTILQIPGSSRQPEEEILFSNASSREASSTALNSLDGGAPPNYEDHVYDRLWNGIPTPSLESPEGSVASTPRLRSRRNSLDHDHLMMTALDPAQRSQLAAGLRALELQQQASSGSQTPGVGTNHSSASQSGDNSRTPSGANTPHFGPSDYFSHGSHFSPEISHLSRVGTPVLTPRTPDIDINLLSKVPSYSTAVRDGNASDGEWAPDYEPGNGPSSTSPPLTMPSLAHLSSTPGNSLRRGIGSAGSSHVNSHSSSSLALNTLAHGHHSGSHSASHSGNHTGHHSSNGSGNISRSSSSTGLSFMHRNGSSRSLFDEASRLIRLTSSDKAAKRS, from the coding sequence ATGAACTGGATCGATGGAGCGATGGGAAGAGGCACTATCAGCAAACCAGTCAGATATGAGGCTGTACTGTTTGATCACGAGTGGGATAATCTGGAAAACGGCGGTGGTGGCCTTTCGAGGTCTAGAAACGGCTCGAGTGTTTCACTTTCGTCGAGTTttggtgctagtggtagtGCTGGAGGCAGCGGAAGCGGAAGTGGAAGTGCGGGTATTGGTAGTCATGGTCCTGGTAGCGGTGGTACTAATACTCCTAGCAATAATAACGCTAAAACACTGTCTGCCGGTAACCACGAACTGCCGTTCGAAATGGTCATCCCAGGAGATACTCCAGAATCAATTGAAGGGTTAGAAGGAGCTCAGATGGTTTATAGATTAGTGGCAGTGGTTGAGAGAGGCCGATTCCAGAATAATCTCGTGGCAAGAAAACATATCAGAATTGTGCGAACTATCGGTTCCGATAACTTCGAGTTATCGCAGACTGTGTCTATTTCAAACACCTGGCCCAGTAAGATCGATTATACTATAGAGATCCCATCGAAGGCAGTTGCAGTGGGATCCAGTTTCCCCGTCAATTTCACACTTGTTCCGATGCTCAAGGGACTGAAACTAGGTAACATTAAAGCTCAGCTTGTCGAGTTTGTTACTCTAGCTACACCAAGTGGCAGTACTAGTAGTTCTGAAAAAATTCGTCATGAGTTAGTGATTCCTGCACCGGAAGGTGGTTTAGAAGGACAAGATTCATGGGAAGTTAACGAGATGATTCAACTGCCTACGAGTTTATCCAAATGTACTCAGGACTGCGTGGTCGGCCAATACATTAAGGTTGCTCATAAAATTAAGTTTGCTGTATGCTTGGTTAACCCGGATGGGCATGTGTCTGAGCTGCGAGCATCTCTTCCTATTTATCTTTTCATCTCTCCCAACGTCCCTATTTCGTCACTTGATCCTACCATTTTACAGATTCCTGGCAGTTCCAGACAGCCCGAAGAGgaaattttgttttcaaatGCCAGTAGTCGTGAAGCTAGTAGTACTGCTCTTAACAGTTTAGATGGTGGTGCTCCTCCTAACTATGAAGATCATGTTTATGACAGACTATGGAATGGTATTCCTACTCCTAGTTTAGAGAGTCCAGAAGGGAGTGTTGCTTCGACTCCAAGATTACGGTCTCGTCGTAACTCTTTGGATCATGACCATCTTATGATGACTGCATTAGATCCTGCTCAACGTTCTCAATTAGCAGCGGGTCTTCGTGCTTTGGAGTTACAGCAACAAGCCAGCAGTGGTTCTCAGACTCCTGGTGTGGGTACTAATCACTCGTCTGCCAGTCAGAGCGGTGATAATTCTCGAACTCCATCTGGTGCGAACACCCCTCATTTTGGTCCTAGTGATTACTTCAGTCATGGCTCGCATTTCAGTCCCGAAATATCTCATTTGTCACGAGTTGGCACTCCTGTTCTTACCCCTAGGACACCTGATATCGATATTAATCTGCTGTCCAAGGTGCCGAGTTATTCGACTGCTGTGAGAGATGGTAATGCCAGCGATGGAGAGTGGGCTCCTGATTATGAGCCTGGTAATGGCCCTTCGTCAACCTCACCTCCATTGACAATGCCAAGTTTAGCACACCTGTCGTCTACTCCTGGAAACTCGCTGCGTCGTGGTATTGGCTCTGCGGGAAGCTCGCATGTCAACTCACATTCTTCTAGCTCACTCGCTCTGAATACCCTGGCTCACGGACACCACAGTGGAAGTCATAGTGCTAGTCATAGTGGTAATCATACTGGTCATCACAGCTCTAATGGGTCTGGTAATATAAGTCGCAGCTCATCATCAACTGGTCTCAGTTTCATGCACAGAAATGGAAGTTCACGATCTCTCTTTGACGAGGCATCTCGACTTATCAGACTCACTTCTTCTGATAAGGCTGCTAAGAGGTCTTGA